In Halovivax gelatinilyticus, the following are encoded in one genomic region:
- a CDS encoding PQQ-dependent sugar dehydrogenase, with amino-acid sequence MNRRTLLVAAGGALSTAVAGCTSRFQDDDPFDVEELTDAVSHPWGLAFVPETERLLVTELDGRLVLVDREDGAVEPVDGTPAVHAAGQGGLLDVALSPDFGDDPWVYLTYAAANDDGQSATHVGRGRLEFGGEAELAEFEALFVVEPFVDSTAHYGSRVGFGPDGALYVTTGDRGSKEFGPDHVSQDAENAIGATLRLEPDGSIPEDNPFVDEPNVADAIYSYGHRNVQGMAVHPETDEIWLSEHGEEDGDALHVLEAGENYGWPIAHTGCEYGTETPVGDDPHERDDVVDPVYAWACTSGGFPPAGMTFYDDEAFPDWRGDLFVGNLAGEYLGRFAVDGTDVEEADPLLSDRGWRVRDVAVAPDTGYLYVLVDGADGPVVRLSPE; translated from the coding sequence GTGAACCGACGGACGCTGCTGGTCGCAGCCGGCGGTGCGCTCTCGACGGCCGTCGCCGGCTGTACGAGTCGCTTCCAGGACGACGACCCGTTCGACGTCGAGGAACTCACCGACGCGGTGAGCCACCCGTGGGGACTCGCGTTCGTCCCGGAGACGGAACGACTGCTCGTCACGGAACTCGACGGCCGGCTCGTTCTCGTCGACCGCGAGGACGGCGCGGTCGAACCCGTCGACGGCACGCCCGCGGTCCACGCCGCCGGACAGGGCGGCCTGCTCGACGTCGCGCTCTCGCCAGACTTCGGGGACGACCCGTGGGTCTACCTGACCTACGCAGCCGCGAACGACGACGGCCAGTCGGCCACGCACGTCGGACGCGGCCGGCTCGAATTCGGCGGCGAGGCGGAACTCGCCGAATTCGAGGCCCTGTTCGTCGTCGAGCCGTTCGTCGACTCGACGGCTCACTACGGCTCGCGCGTCGGGTTCGGCCCGGACGGGGCGCTCTACGTGACGACCGGCGATCGCGGCTCGAAGGAATTCGGGCCGGACCACGTCTCGCAGGACGCAGAAAACGCGATCGGTGCGACACTCCGGCTCGAACCGGACGGCTCGATTCCCGAGGACAACCCGTTCGTCGACGAGCCCAACGTCGCGGACGCGATCTACAGCTACGGCCACCGAAACGTCCAGGGAATGGCCGTCCACCCCGAGACGGACGAGATCTGGCTGTCCGAACACGGCGAGGAGGACGGCGACGCCCTCCACGTGCTCGAGGCGGGCGAAAACTACGGCTGGCCGATCGCTCACACCGGCTGCGAGTACGGAACCGAGACCCCCGTCGGTGACGACCCGCACGAGCGCGACGACGTGGTCGATCCGGTCTACGCCTGGGCGTGTACGAGCGGCGGCTTCCCGCCCGCCGGAATGACGTTCTACGACGACGAGGCGTTTCCCGACTGGCGCGGCGACCTCTTCGTCGGCAATCTGGCGGGCGAGTACCTCGGTCGATTCGCGGTCGACGGAACCGACGTCGAAGAAGCCGACCCGCTGCTTTCGGACCGCGGGTGGCGCGTTCGAGACGTCGCGGTCGCCCCCGACACCGGATATCTTTACGTGCTCGTCGACGGAGCGGACGGCCCGGTCGTCCGTTTGAGTCCCGAGTAA
- a CDS encoding universal stress protein, with product MSTNLLVPMDGAPLSKRALEVALTEHPDAEITVLHVIDPTDPAYGYASDVEITREPPHGSSEWYDRADEHAEEILDEARAIADEHDRDLTTAVAINEPARAIVDYVRDNDVDHVIVGSHGRADDSEIALGSVTEVVAFRSPVRVTLIR from the coding sequence GTGAGCACGAACCTACTCGTTCCGATGGATGGGGCCCCGCTCTCGAAACGGGCGCTCGAGGTGGCGCTGACGGAGCATCCGGACGCCGAGATCACCGTCCTCCACGTCATCGATCCGACCGATCCGGCCTACGGCTACGCGTCGGACGTCGAGATTACCAGAGAGCCGCCACACGGCTCAAGCGAGTGGTACGATCGCGCCGACGAGCACGCGGAGGAGATTCTTGACGAGGCGCGGGCGATCGCCGACGAGCACGACCGCGACCTGACGACCGCCGTCGCGATCAACGAACCCGCCCGGGCCATCGTCGACTATGTGCGAGACAACGACGTCGATCACGTGATAGTGGGCAGTCACGGCCGGGCGGACGACTCCGAGATCGCGCTCGGGAGCGTCACCGAGGTGGTGGCGTTTCGATCGCCGGTCCGCGTGACGTTGATCCGATGA